The Malassezia vespertilionis chromosome 2, complete sequence genomic sequence TGCACCATGGCAAAGAGCTGCTTCTCTACTTGGCTCAGCTGCTTTGCAATCGTGTTGGAGCGCTGGGAAAGGAGCAGCGATTCGCGGGCGGGCCATGTGCCAGGCGCGCTAGTCTTGCCCAAGGGGCAGTGCACAAGCGTGGAtaggcgctgcgcgtctttCCAGGAGGCGTTGGCATGCGACGGAATCCACTGGACAGGCCCATCCTGCGTTCGTGTTCGTGTTTGTGCTGCATTGTCTATGCCTGCACCCAAGCCGTCGAGATGCTTTTCGAGCTGCGAGAGATTGGCATCCTGGTCGACATCATCGGTGTCTGTACAGCCCTCCTTGTCCTGCGGCGGCTCGTAGCGGCGAAAGTGGCGGTGCTCGTCCGGCGCGTCCGGCGCCGGAGTTGCTTCGTCCATGCGCaccttgcggcgcaagcccGAGCTGGACGGTGCACGCTTGTGTCCCCATCCTCCCGAGGgctcgcgcttgtgcccCGACTCGTCCTCGGCACGCTTGTTGCCAGAAAACAAGCGCGTGAAAGACTTGACCTTTTGCAGGCTGGGGGATTTGCGGTGGCCCAAGCTCGGTGTGCGAGAAGACGCTGCTGTGTCCGCAGGCTCTTGATGGCCGGTGACAAGGAGGTAGAGCTTGTGcatcgcgtcgcgcaaaccggcagcgtcgtccaccgcagcgtcgagctgcCAAGCGGAcgccgcttgtgcttcTTCCGTGACAAAATGCAATAAATTTCGCTGCAACTCCGCGTGCTGGGCGAAGTCCATCGCGTAATACTCTTCGACCCAGAGAGTGAAGGCGGCGAGGGTGCTGGAGAGAacatgcacggcgcacttgTGTTTCAGCTCATTTGAAAGGCTGTGCACCGCCCAAACAAGGCGCGATCGCAAGAGGCCAAATAGATGCAGTGCGTTAAAGTAGCTGCGGTAGCACAGCAAAATGTCTTCGGTGAGGCCAGGCGACGAGCCAGAGGTCATCTCTGCAATCAGGCGGTGCGGCGTTGCGGCGAGGACAACGTGCCTGGTTGGAACAAGGAGCGCTAGATTTCGGGCTCGCGCAGTGATCGGCACGGTGCTGCTGGTCttgtcggcggcggcgaggcTCATTACTTCGGTACCTtcacgcgcgacgcgcgaagCCATATCGTACATACACGAGCGCGAAGGCTCGTATCGCAGGGTAGAGCCGAATGCAGCAAAGGCCATGATActtgcgtgcgcatccGGATCGACAATGCTGGGGTTATTGCACCCGACTATCGCCGTGATGTCGTCGTCGTGTCcttggccgtgcgcgctgaATTCGGCGAACCAGTCGTCGTACGTCCATGCGACGGGGAGGGCATGCGGTGCATTAGGCGCAGGTGTCTTGAGGGACTGGACGCAGGGGTCGTCGTAGAGGACGAATTGCGCGCCCAGCAGCGAGTCTACGCGTACGACGGAATCTGGCATGGATGTATGTTGCGCAAAGGGCGTGGGTACAATGGGTGCGGACTGTGTCAGAGGCACAGAGGGCGCATTGCTGGTGGAAgaaggcggcgcgctgcgtggtGGTGCAGCGGGGGGCGCAAGTACAGCATTTGGAGAGgccaagagcggcgcagacgccaCGGGCGGCGTAGCATAGGACCTTGTGGTGCCTGCACCGAGCGatccagctgctgcgcggtgcttcGTCTCCATCACCGGGCTCATCTGTGCCCCCATCGGCACACTTGCCACATTTCCCGCCCGTACGTCTTGCCATTCGTGCACGtcgccatgccgcgcaaatACCGGCGGCTGCGGCGAGCTCGACATGGGCATCGTGCTCGGAATGTGCTCGGAAGCAGAGGTGAACGAAGTTTGGAACGACGTATCCGGATCGTACGCCTGCAATAGATCGTCGTCATACCGCTGTCCCGCAACGTACTCGGTGTCCTGGGCCtggtgcagctgcgcaagctccggCACTGGCATCGCATGGCCATCGCCAGTgctgagcggcgcacgctgcgaATCAAATCTGTACTCGGGCTGCGCTCCGCTCGCAAACTGCATCTGGCTTTGCTGTTCCGTCGCCCTGTACGGCACTTGTGCATGCTGCACGGGCTGCACgggctgcgccgcaaaagtACCCTGCGTCACGTACCCTCCCTCCTCTACCGGCAGATGCTGCCGCGGAATCCGCATGGCagtgagcggcgcacgcgagTCGCCAAACAAGTGCATCTGGTCCATCTGCATCGAAGCTTGGTTGGCGCCCTCTGCACCGAATCCTgccggcgcatgcgcggccCCATACCCAGAGCTTGACTCGGGGTGCTCTGGTTCCGGAaacatgggcggcggcgccgtcaGGTCCGTCAGCGGCGGCGAATGCGCCTCTTGCTGGTGCATCGGCATCGGCTcgtccaagcgcggcgagcgaaaGAGACGAAACGACCGCTTGTTTTTCAGACGCTTCCCCATACCTTTCAGGCCGCCATCTGCGCTCTTCTGCGCTCTCGCGCGGACCTCGTCCGTGGATCGGGTCTTGCGCAGGAACATGCCAAACGTCGCACAGAAgcggccaaggcgcatgcaccgccgaCCCATTGACATACACACCTCCACTACCTAGctgtggcgcgcgcggtgccgagcgctgcgtatgcgccgcggtgcagcaCAAGTGCACACGCACGAGCATACGCAGCGGtaccgcgccaagctcgggCGAAATGGGCACGGGAAAGATGCACGGATCATGGGTGCGGCACTAGAAgaggcgcggcacggcacGGCGGCTACAGACAAGGCTACGGAGCGCAAACACGTGTTCCGGCCGATCCTCGCGTCGCCGTTCGCGGTGCACTGGCCGCGACTGCCCAAAGCAGACGGAGACGTGCTATTGCATACGCTGGTCGAGATCCTGGTTGAGCGCGAGGATGCACCGGCTGGCACCACGGCTGGCATCAATGCGGTCACGCGGACGCTCGAGGCGCGGATTActtcgcgcgctgctgccggGCCGCATCCGCGGTTTCTGTTTGTGTGCGAGGCAGACATGGATCCTGCGACGCTCTTAGCGCACATTCCCATGCTTGTCGGGAGCTACAatgcggcgtgtgcgcctgtgcacgAGCGTGCATCGCCGGCGCTCCCGCTCCCGCTTAtgcttgtgccgcttccccggggcgctgcgctgaTGCTTGCtactgcgctgcgtgtgcgcaggcttgcggcgcttcttATAGATACCGCGCTTCCCCCcccgctgcttgcgcgtttggaggcgcgcgcgctcgacatcgTCCGTGCGCAGTCCACCACGGGGTTCCGTATTCCATGGCTGgaggccgcgccgcacaagctTGCGGCGCCACGGATCAAGCATCTTGCGACCAGTGCCCCCGTGCATTTCGCACAGGCCAAGGCTGCGAAGAAGGCTAGCCGCAAAGCGAacaaggcgcggcgtgcggctgCAAGATGTATAGAGTAATGTCGTGTACCAAAGCTATGTCGTTATCCAGtgggatgcagcgccgtgggcCGGATAGGCATATCGCCAGGCACCTGCATCGTGTTAAGTAAATTGTTGCCGTAGCGCATCTCGGCATGTGCGCCCGTCTTGGGCTCCGGCGCGAAAAAGATGGGCTGCTGGGGGGGCTGGTAGGAGATGGAAAGGTTTTCGGCAATCTGCttcatgcggcgcataaacatgtcgcggcgcacccaGCGGCGAGTCCAATCTTGCCAGTTGTTCTTGTGTTCCCAAGCAATAACCATGGAAATGCAGTTCATATTCCGGACCGAGTCGTACAGCAAGTACAGCCCGCCGCCAAAGttgtcgtcgtc encodes the following:
- the LTE1 gene encoding Guanine nucleotide exchange factor lte1 (EggNog:ENOG503NYFZ; COG:T) gives rise to the protein MRLGRFCATFGMFLRKTRSTDEVRARAQKSADGGLKGMGKRLKNKRSFRLFRSPRLDEPMPMHQQEAHSPPLTDLTAPPPMFPEPEHPESSSGYGAAHAPAGFGAEGANQASMQMDQMHLFGDSRAPLTAMRIPRQHLPVEEGGYVTQGTFAAQPVQPVQHAQVPYRATEQQSQMQFASGAQPEYRFDSQRAPLSTGDGHAMPVPELAQLHQAQDTEYVAGQRYDDDLLQAYDPDTSFQTSFTSASEHIPSTMPMSSSPQPPVFARHGDVHEWQDVRAGNVASVPMGAQMSPVMETKHRAAAGSLGAGTTRSYATPPVASAPLLASPNAVLAPPAAPPRSAPPSSTSNAPSVPLTQSAPIVPTPFAQHTSMPDSVVRVDSLLGAQFVLYDDPCVQSLKTPAPNAPHALPVAWTYDDWFAEFSAHGQGHDDDITAIVGCNNPSIVDPDAHASIMAFAAFGSTLRYEPSRSCMYDMASRVAREGTEVMSLAAADKTSSTVPITARARNLALLVPTRHVVLAATPHRLIAEMTSGSSPGLTEDILLCYRSYFNALHLFGLLRSRLVWAVHSLSNELKHKCAVHVLSSTLAAFTLWVEEYYAMDFAQHAELQRNLLHFVTEEAQAASAWQLDAAVDDAAGLRDAMHKLYLLVTGHQEPADTAASSRTPSLGHRKSPSLQKVKSFTRLFSGNKRAEDESGHKREPSGGWGHKRAPSSSGLRRKVRMDEATPAPDAPDEHRHFRRYEPPQDKEGCTDTDDVDQDANLSQLEKHLDGLGAGIDNAAQTRTRTQDGPVQWIPSHANASWKDAQRLSTLVHCPLGKTSAPGTWPARESLLLSQRSNTIAKQLSQVEKQLFAMVHWKELLELSWDQQTVQQELWQREYQEYVAWRISHAGTPDKLPATLDKVAVTHMLIARFNRTCAWVASHIVMTDEFSERVVILSKFIRIAWHCYLLGNMATVSQILFGLQSPWIARLLETWRQVGAWEMRIFQALRRLTSPHDQFLYLRQSMLRDLQMMHGGSVHMHIPFFGTFVMDLAANDALSCYVDASLVPNMMPFYDDQELSQSWDALLNLYRLRMKAMIVRDFKRLQRASLAMPDMDIDVPILAETLQLDTLSTTQIQNASLALE
- the POP3 gene encoding ribonuclease P (COG:S; EggNog:ENOG503P6KZ); translation: MRRGAAQVHTHEHTQRYRAKLGRNGHGKDARIMGAALEEARHGTAATDKATERKHVFRPILASPFAVHWPRLPKADGDVLLHTLVEILVEREDAPAGTTAGINAVTRTLEARITSRAAAGPHPRFLFVCEADMDPATLLAHIPMLVGSYNAACAPVHERASPALPLPLMLVPLPRGAALMLATALRVRRLAALLIDTALPPPLLARLEARALDIVRAQSTTGFRIPWLEAAPHKLAAPRIKHLATSAPVHFAQAKAAKKASRKANKARRAAARCIE